From one Dermacentor andersoni chromosome 1, qqDerAnde1_hic_scaffold, whole genome shotgun sequence genomic stretch:
- the Gcn2 gene encoding eIF-2-alpha kinase GCN2 translates to MEEEDLKERQENEMKVLQSMFLDDVKDLRKNDKWKTWRPPEILLTLRPQQSMTPFQAHVQVDLHVRCNSQYPNVVPFVDVCNQKGLSNQALAELRKELQELTKQFVGEVMVLELAQHVQWFLRQHNTPERGSFYDEMLKNKEKQEAEKAREQQQQLNEQRLEEEKQRQAFELEILRHRQEMRVEARRRRTNSKISESKERNNCAHKPELLNFFSKSAEHTVQKGACLGHSERGHSTFGGFDTTTGELVCIIQWSLKTDYHVATVEQELQTLMKLKHTNLVHYIGSLYNPEQRTFYVLQEFVKGCPLSSFIAQGIPLDVALLRSYTTGILQALQYLHCNSVVHKDLKESSIFVDCYGVVKVADFSIPRKIVDLCLPASYDAGPACKSKKKNDILQFGKVLISLLRGEHATNTDIPSSLSLDARDFLERCLAPQEQDRWSCEQLLSHPFLMERGPSVENEPLDDEGPDESGSCTLSSAGHSRLQGEFEVLRWLGRGGFGDVFKVRNKLDRCVYAIKRIQLNPSSRVLNRKIMREVKLLSRLNHENVVRYYNSWIEVTTQEQVPETLASSGVSTESTKGTSHEWSMPGGNTEDSSSSDNIFGCAFGDSSSSDNIVFEGSREAESEVSEKPTAVTQARQFMFIQMEFCEKSTLRTAIDNGLHREPSRMWRLFREVIEGLAHIHQQGMIHRDLKPVNIFLDSGDHVKIGDFGLATTALLSRVETSEVPEHIDQPTSASLTGRVGTTLYTAPELFVSTGGRVVYSQKVDIYSLGIILFEMSWPAPNTAMERVKLLANLRLPSISLPTDACDFLSSQQISLICWLLHHDPSQRPSAAELLASPQLPPPHLQEAQATEVLNHTVSNPQSKAFKHLVNALFQQEATVVQDYAYDVDMRKGNPLPQSALLFRHVRTSLEHVLVRHGAMPVVIPTLLPKCPSSEEDDNKVDFMDHGGLIVSLPHNMRVPFARYIARRSDVVSLRRYAIEKVYRSRKVFGCHPRELHECAFDIVCSSHQSALTHCAEVLHIGSEIVAEFPELQARGYSIRLGHTGLMHSLLMHCGVPENRWSQILAALRTVQSSSKVQLQQELDAVNLGDQAVALLTQFYEVEDNLTKVSSMYRFVVRQKGPAAALARQALYDLEAVLQSSSALAFQLPVTIVPCLVCDERMYSGIVFEVACQSHRKTRRQGRDLLAVGGRYDKLVASFTVAGAKRDLAAVGISFSVEKIVQAVAEDGETPFLVECVLGNMSEVSSSLRDQQLALLARLWSMDVPAVMAPQDGIEEASSFCRENFVPHLALLKEAEPGYLRLRSLEKDRFTEKRLSVSELCELFDKTPPTEPARQDVNSSGPTLRIVFSVAEKVSTSNRRRYESQITTQLAPLAQGFLGRVSVVDVIAVELTGDVLRSAVALLNMEADGRSYEGSVTALVEKHPRCKKQLLLLAEKVYNLIFEVKRTIFVLYALQDNNYKVVIVPSRS, encoded by the coding sequence ATGGAAGAGGAAGACCTCAAGGAACGTCAAGAGAACGAGATGAAAGTACTGCAGTCGATGTTTCTGGACGACGTGAAGGACCTGCGGAAGAACGACAAATGGAAAACATGGCGTCCGCCCGAGATTTTACTCACGCTGAGGCCTCAGCAGAGCATGACTCCCTTCCAAGCGCACGTGCAGGTGGATCTTCACGTCAGGTGTAACAGCCAGTACCCGAATGTTGTGCCGTTTGTAGACGTGTGCAATCAAAAGGGACTGTCGAATCAAGCCTTGGCAGAACTTCGAAAGGAGCTGCAAGAGTTGACAAAGCAATTTGTTGGAGAGGTTATGGTGCTTGAGCTTGCCCAGCATGTGCAGTGGTTTCTTCGCCAGCACAACACTCCTGAACGTGGCTCTTTCTACGAcgaaatgctcaaaaataaagaaaagcaggaggCAGAGAAGGCACGCGAGCAGCAGCAACAGCTAAACGAGCAGCGGCTAGAAGAGGAAAAGCAGAGACAGGCGTTTGAACTTGAAATTCTGCGTCACCGTCAGGAGATGAGGGTCGAAGCCAGGAGGAGGCGCACGAATTCCAAGATATCTGAGAGCAAAGAACGCAACAACTGTGCGCATAAACCTGAGCTTCTCAATTTTTTCTCCAAGTCTGCTGAGCACACGGTGCAAAAGGGTGCTTGTCTTGGTCACAGTGAACGTGGACACAGCACATTCGGTGGCTTTGACACAACTACAGGTGAACTTGTGTGTATTATACAGTGGAGCTTGAAAACAGACTATCATGTGGCGACTGTTGAGCAGGAGCTACAGACGCTCATGAAACTAAAGCATACAAACCTAGTCCACTACATAGGTAGCTTGTATAATCCTGAGCAACGAACTTTTTACGTACTGCAGGAATTTGTAAAAGGCTGCCCGCTTAGTTCCTTCATAGCTCAAGGCATTCCACTTGATGTGGCCCTCTTGCGTAGCTATACGACCGGCATTCTTCAGGCATTGCAATATCTCCACTGCAACTCTGTTGTGCACAAGGATCTCAAAGAATCTAGTATTTTTGTTGACTGCTATGGTGTTGTAAAGGTGGCAGATTTCAGCATTCCTAGGAAAATTGTAGATTTGTGTCTACCAGCCTCATATGATGCAGGACCTGCCTGCAAATCTAAAAAGAAGAATGACATTTTGCAGTTTGGAAAAGTACTTATATCATTGCTTCGTGGAGAACATGCAACCAATACAGATATACCTAGTAGTCTGTCCCTGGATGCTCGAGATTTCCTGGAGCGTTGCTTGGCTCCACAGGAACAAGACCGATGGTCATGCGAGCAGCTTTTAAGTCATCCCTTTCTAATGGAGAGAGGTCCGAGTGTTGAGAATGAGCCTCTTGATGATGAAGGACCAGATGAGTCTGGTAGTTGTACACTAAGTTCTGCAGGTCATTCACGCCTCCAGGGTGAGTTTGAAGTGCTTAGATGGTTAGGAAGAGGTGGATTTGGAGATGTCTTTAAAGTACGCAACAAGCTTGATCGTTGTGTTTATGCAATCAAGCGCATTCAACTCAACCCATCTAGCAGAGTGCTTAATCGAAAAATAATGAGAGAAGTAAAACTGTTGTCGAGGCTTAACCATGAAAATGTTGTGCGTTATTACAACTCTTGGATTGAAGTTACAACGCAGGAGCAAGTTCCTGAAACACTGGCGTCTTCAGGTGTGAGTACAGAGTCAACTAAAGGCACTTCACACGAGTGGAGTATGCCAGGCGGCAACACTGAAGATTCAAGTTCTTCAGATAATATTTTTGGGTGCGCTTTTGGCGACTCTTCATCAAGCGACAATATTGTCTTTGAAGGTAGCAGAGAAGCTGAATCTGAGGTGTCGGAGAAGCCAACAGCTGTGACCCAAGCACGGCAGTTTATGTTCATTCAGATGGAATTTTGTGAAAAGAGTACTCTGCGCACAGCAATTGATAATGGCCTCCACAGGGAGCCAAGCAGAATGTGGCGTCTCTTTAGAGAGGTCATTGAAGGATTGGCACACATTCACCAGCAAGGCATGATACATCGAGACCTAAAGCCGGTCAACATATTCCTTGACTCAGGTGACCACGTCAAGATCGGAGACTTTGGACTGGCAACCACAGCATTACTATCAAGGGTAGAAACATCTGAGGTGCCAGAGCACATTGACCAGCCCACATCTGCCAGCTTGACGGGTCGTGTGGGTACCACACTGTACACAGCACCTGAGCTTTTTGTGTCAACTGGTGGCCGTGTTGTGTACAGTCAGAAAGTGGACATCTACAGCCTAGGCATTATCCTCTTTGAAATGTCCTGGCCTGCACCCAACACTGCAATGGAGCGAGTTAAATTGTTGGCAAACTTGAGGCTTCCAAGCATCAGTCTTCCTACTGATGCCTGCGACTTTCTCAGCAGCCAACAAATAAGCTTGATATGCTGGCTGCTACATCATGACCCGTCACAAAGACCCAGCGCAGCGGAACTGCTTGCTTCACCTCAGTTGCCCCCACCACACTTGCAGGAGGCCCAAGCAACAGAAGTGCTTAATCACACTGTCTCCAATCCGCAGAGTAAAGCTTTTAAGCATTTGGTTAATGCACTGTTCCAGCAGGAGGCTACTGTTGTCCAGGACTATGCCTATGATGTAGATATGCGCAAGGGAAACCCGTTACCTCAGTCAGCATTGCTTTTCCGGCATGTAAGGACATCTTTAGAGCATGTTCTTGTTAGGCATGGTGCTATGCCAGTGGTCATTCCTACACTGCTTCCAAAATGCCCAAGCAGTGAAGAAGATGATAATAAGGTTGATTTCATGGACCACGGAGGGTTGATAGTGTCATTGCCTCACAACATGAGGGTTCCATTCGCTCGTTATATAGCTAGACGCAGTGATGTTGTGTCACTTAGACGATATGCAATTGAAAAAGTGTACCGTTCGCGAAAGGTATTTGGTTGTCACCCACGAGAACTGCATGAATGTGCATTTGACATTGTATGTTCAAGCCATCAAAGTGCCTTAACtcactgtgcagaagtgctccaCATTGGCAGTGAAATAGTGGCCGAATTCCCTGAGCTGCAAGCACGAGGATACAGCATACGCTTAGGTCACACAGGCCTTATGCATTCATTATTGATGCATTGTGGTGTACCTGAAAACAGGTGGTCCCAAATACTAGCAGCATTACGTACCGTTCAGTCTTCATCTAAAGTACAGCTTCAGCAGGAACTTGATGCAGTGAACTTGGGGGACCAGGCTGTGGCACTTCTGACCCAGTTTTATGAAGTTGAAGACAATTTGACTAAGGTGTCCTCTATGTATCGGTTTGTGGTGCGCCAGAAAGGTCCTGCAGCTGCCCTTGCCAGGCAGGCTTTGTATGATCTTGAGGCAGTGCTGCAGTCATCCTCTGCCCTGGCATTCCAGCTACCTGTGACAATTGTGCCTTGTCTTGTCTGTGATGAGCGCATGTACTCTGGCATTGTATTTGAAGTTGCCTGCCAGTCGCACAGAAAAACACGTCGTCAGGGCCGTGATTTGTTAGCAGTGGGTGGCCGTTATGACAAACTGGTGGCTTCATTTACTGTGGCTGGTGCCAAAAGGGACCTAGCTGCTGTGGGAATCAGCTTTTCTGTTGAGAAAATTGTACAAGCAGTGGCTGAAGACGGTGAGACACCGTTCTTAGTAGAATGTGTTCTCGGGAACATGAGTGAAGTGTCCTCGTCACTGCGAGACCAGCAGTTAGCACTCTTAGCGAGACTGTGGAGCATGGATGTTCCGGCAGTCATGGCACCCCaagatggcattgaagaggcttcCTCCTTTTGTAGAGAAAACTTTGTTCCACATCTTGCCCTTCTTAAGGAAGCCGAACCTGGTTATCTGAGGCTGCGTAGCCTTGAGAAAGACCGCTTCACTGAAAAAAGATTGTCTGTGTCTGAGCTTTGTGAACTTTTTGACAAAACTCCCCCGACTGAGCCAGCAAGGCAAGACGTTAATTCTAGTGGACCAACACTACGAATTGTGTTTAGTGTCGCAGAAAAGGTGTCGACAAGCAACAGGCGGAGATACGAATCTCAGATTACAACTCAACTGGCACCATTGGCTCAAGGGTTTCTTGGAAGGGTTTCTGTTGTGGATGTTATAGCAGTTGAGCTTACTGGAGATGTACTGCGGTCAGCTGTTGCTCTGCTAAACATGGAAGCTGATGGACGCAGTTATGAAGGTAGTGTGACTGCCCTTGTAGAAAAGCATCCCAGATGTAAAAAGCAGTTGCTTTTGCTTGCAGAGAAAGTGTACAACCTCATATTTGAGGTTAAAAGGACAATTTTTGTGCTGTATGCACTACAAGATAACAACTACAAGGTAGTTATAGTTCCTTCCAGAAGCTAG